A section of the Vicinamibacterales bacterium genome encodes:
- the guaA gene encoding glutamine-hydrolyzing GMP synthase produces MIHHQTIVVLDFGSQFTQLIARRLRELSVYSEILPFNTPLDEIRARKPVGIVLSGGPRSVSEDSAPRCEPGVFDAGVPVLGICYGMQLMTDALGGEVAPAPHREFGLATIKIEQNAPMLASIGSELRVWASHGDFVKSAPAGFTVTATSANAPVAAMADEDRRFYALLFHPEVAHTDQGTRILRNFAFDICGCTGDWTMASFVQETVAAIRTQVGGGRVVCGLSGGVDSTVAALLIHQAIGDRLTCIFVDNGVMRLDEAAQIRTRFERLRLPLDFVDASTLFLDRLAGVTDPEKKRKIIGAAFIEVFEGEARRLAAQQGAFDFLAQGTLYPDVIESVSVIGPSHVIKSHHNVGGLPEGMRFTLVEPLRQLFKDEVRAVGKELGLDDEFVWRQPFPGPGLAVRILGAVTPERLDLVRKADAIVAEEVKKAGWYRRLWQSFAVLLPVQSVGVMGDERTYEYTVALRAVESRDGMTADWARLPHDLLASISSRIVNEVRGINRVVYDISSKPPSTIEWE; encoded by the coding sequence GATCGTGCTCTCCGGCGGTCCGCGCAGCGTCTCGGAAGACTCGGCGCCGCGCTGCGAGCCGGGAGTGTTCGACGCCGGCGTGCCGGTGCTGGGCATCTGCTACGGCATGCAGTTGATGACCGACGCGCTCGGCGGGGAAGTCGCCCCGGCGCCGCACCGGGAATTCGGCCTCGCGACGATCAAGATCGAACAGAACGCGCCGATGCTGGCGTCGATCGGCTCGGAACTGCGGGTGTGGGCGAGCCACGGCGATTTCGTGAAGTCCGCACCGGCGGGCTTCACGGTCACCGCGACCAGCGCGAACGCGCCGGTGGCGGCGATGGCCGACGAAGACCGGCGCTTCTACGCCCTCCTGTTCCATCCGGAGGTGGCGCACACCGATCAGGGCACGCGGATCCTGCGCAACTTCGCGTTCGATATCTGCGGCTGCACCGGCGACTGGACGATGGCGTCGTTCGTGCAGGAGACGGTGGCGGCGATCCGGACGCAGGTCGGCGGCGGCCGCGTGGTCTGCGGGTTGAGCGGCGGCGTCGATTCGACCGTCGCGGCGCTGCTGATTCACCAGGCGATCGGCGATCGACTGACGTGCATCTTCGTCGACAACGGCGTGATGCGGCTCGACGAAGCCGCGCAGATCCGCACCCGGTTCGAACGGCTGCGTCTGCCGCTCGACTTCGTCGACGCCTCGACGCTGTTCCTCGATCGCCTGGCCGGCGTGACCGATCCGGAAAAGAAGCGGAAGATCATCGGCGCGGCGTTCATCGAGGTGTTCGAGGGGGAAGCCAGGCGGCTCGCCGCGCAGCAGGGGGCGTTCGACTTTCTCGCGCAAGGCACGCTGTATCCCGACGTGATCGAAAGCGTGTCGGTGATCGGGCCGTCGCACGTGATCAAGAGCCACCACAACGTCGGCGGCTTGCCCGAGGGGATGCGGTTCACGCTGGTCGAGCCGCTCCGCCAGCTGTTCAAGGATGAAGTGCGCGCCGTCGGCAAGGAGCTGGGGCTGGACGACGAGTTCGTCTGGCGGCAGCCGTTCCCCGGACCCGGACTGGCGGTGCGGATCCTCGGCGCGGTCACGCCCGAGCGGCTCGATCTGGTGCGCAAGGCGGACGCGATCGTCGCCGAGGAAGTGAAGAAGGCGGGCTGGTACCGGCGGCTGTGGCAGTCGTTCGCGGTCCTGCTGCCGGTGCAGAGCGTCGGCGTGATGGGCGACGAGCGCACCTACGAGTACACGGTGGCGCTTCGCGCGGTCGAGAGCCGGGACGGCATGACCGCCGACTGGGCGCGGCTGCCGCACGATCTGCTCGCCTCGATCTCGTCGCGCATCGTCAACGAGGTCCGGGGCATCAATCGTGTCGTGTATGACATCAGCTCGAAGCCTCCGTCCACCATCGAGTGGGAGTAG
- a CDS encoding acetyl-CoA carboxylase carboxyltransferase subunit alpha, protein MPELLEFEEPIAVLMKEIEALSMLPSTPARDRSIDSLRRRADEIRVEIFRTLTPWQRVLVARHPSRPNTLDYVERLFTEVEELHGDRRFADDHAIVAGTASYKGQSVVFVGHQKGRDTKQKIYRNFGYARPEGYRKAMRVMLMAQKFSRPIVVFIDTPAAYPGMESEERGVAEAIAWNLREMMMLEVPIVVMVCGEGGSGGALGIAIGDRVLMQEFSVYSVIPPEGCAAILWRDANKKVEAATALKITAPDMVALGLVDDIIPEPAGGAHNDYDKATALIDQALSDSLAKSLSMTVAQRLDARYEKFRRMGDVGYVEAAPGLTPEPSAGAGPTGS, encoded by the coding sequence ATGCCCGAACTGCTGGAATTTGAAGAACCGATCGCCGTCCTGATGAAGGAAATCGAGGCGCTCAGCATGCTGCCCTCGACGCCGGCGCGCGACCGATCGATTGACTCGCTGCGGCGCCGCGCCGACGAGATCCGCGTCGAGATCTTCCGCACGCTGACGCCGTGGCAGCGGGTGCTGGTCGCGCGGCATCCGAGCCGGCCCAACACCCTCGACTACGTCGAGCGGTTGTTCACCGAGGTCGAGGAGCTGCACGGCGATCGCCGCTTCGCCGACGATCACGCCATCGTCGCCGGCACCGCCAGCTACAAGGGGCAGTCCGTGGTGTTCGTCGGGCACCAGAAGGGGCGGGACACCAAGCAGAAGATCTACCGCAACTTCGGCTACGCCCGTCCCGAGGGCTACCGCAAGGCGATGCGGGTGATGCTGATGGCGCAGAAGTTCTCGCGCCCGATCGTCGTGTTCATCGACACCCCGGCGGCGTATCCCGGGATGGAGTCGGAGGAGCGCGGCGTCGCCGAAGCGATCGCCTGGAACCTGCGCGAGATGATGATGCTCGAGGTGCCGATCGTCGTCATGGTCTGCGGCGAAGGGGGCAGCGGCGGCGCGCTGGGGATCGCGATCGGCGACCGCGTGCTGATGCAGGAGTTCTCGGTCTACAGCGTCATTCCGCCGGAGGGCTGCGCCGCGATCCTCTGGCGCGACGCGAACAAGAAGGTCGAAGCCGCCACGGCGCTGAAGATCACCGCCCCCGACATGGTCGCGCTCGGGCTGGTCGACGACATCATCCCCGAACCCGCGGGCGGCGCCCACAACGACTACGACAAGGCGACCGCGCTGATCGATCAGGCGCTGTCGGATTCGCTGGCGAAGAGCCTGTCGATGACCGTCGCCCAGCGGCTCGACGCCCGCTACGAAAAGTTCCGGCGGATGGGGGATGTCGGGTACGTGGAGGCGGCCCCCGGCCTCACGCCCGAGCCTTCGGCCGGGGCCGGGCCGACCGGTTCATGA
- the dnaE gene encoding DNA polymerase III subunit alpha → MTDFVHLHLHSEFSLLDGACRIEELLDKAVELRMPAMAITEHGNMFSSVVFHDQARKRGINPILGCEVYVAPGDRRTKSGTPGETANHLVLLAETNEGYHNLIKLVSSGYTEGFYYKPRIDKDLLARHATGLIGLSSCLKGEVATGIRTEQQQKAIAAAAAYRDILGRENFFLEMQFQGIEEQKTVNAGLQPIAKDLGLDLVVTNDVHYLKNSDFKPHDILLCIGTGKTVNDAERLKYHGDQFYLKTADEMRAVFPDFGEAIARTVQIAARCNVDLSFKENYLPNFDVPPGFTLDDYFEHEVRLGFAARLPKLQELAARGVLKHTIDEYERRLSYEIDMIKKMKYPGYFMIVWDFIRYAREQGIPVGPGRGSAAGSLIAYCLRITDVDPIEYDLIFERFLNPERVSLPDIDIDFCERRRGEVIDYVTRKYGRENVAQIITFGTMKARAVVRDVARVMDIPYADADKVAKAVPPALDMTLKKALEESPALKDMQQKDERVRELLAVAQRLEGMTRHASVHAAGVVIAPRPLTEFVPLYKSQKDEIVTQWAMKEVERVGLLKMDFLGLSTLTLIQDCLAEIKRTEGIDLDIDAIPLDDDKTYKLFADGQTYGVFQFESSGMRELLRKAKPERLDDLIALNALYRPGPLKSGMVDDFISRKQGKTEVKYELKQLEPILSDTYGVIAYQEQVMRIAAVLAGFTMGQSDVLRKAMGKKDPKVMAKQREAFMEGALKNGINEKKARKIFDLMEFFAGYGFNKSHSTTYAWVAYQTAYLKANYPSHFMAALLTIEAANTDKLAMYLGECRDLGIPILPPDINTSQLAFTVETGRAAQAVLDGITLPNPPVRFGLCAVKNVGEGAILSMLGVREKRGRIDSLFTLCEEVDQRLVNKRPIESLIKAGAFDDLADGPIPSRRARLYAAVDKAIEHGSRHQRNRDEGMVSFFDLTHDDEPAAAIPLPEAPAWSEAQQLAFEKESLGLYMSGHPLERFSDELKAFGAQRIADLSQSLADVWAGGIVSGLRPLKTKKGDRMAVFMLDDIAGGVEVVVFPETFGKHGHLIAADAMLLVRGKFEKDDESARIVATELQPISLLKERTTREVVIHLQVPSRHQMEALAELLSRHRGDRKVLLELDVKKNGGPGLVVRADVAQRVRPSEKLVEEVESLCGAGSVELR, encoded by the coding sequence ATGACTGATTTCGTCCACCTGCACCTGCACTCGGAATTCTCCCTGCTGGACGGTGCCTGCAGGATCGAGGAATTACTCGACAAGGCGGTCGAGCTGCGGATGCCGGCGATGGCGATCACCGAGCACGGCAACATGTTCTCGTCGGTGGTCTTCCACGACCAGGCGCGCAAGCGGGGGATCAATCCGATTCTCGGCTGCGAGGTCTACGTCGCGCCGGGCGATCGGCGGACGAAGAGCGGGACGCCGGGGGAGACGGCGAATCACCTCGTCCTCCTCGCCGAGACCAACGAGGGGTACCACAACCTGATCAAGCTGGTCTCGTCCGGCTACACCGAGGGGTTCTATTACAAGCCGCGCATCGACAAGGACCTGCTGGCGCGGCACGCCACGGGGCTGATCGGTCTGAGCAGCTGCCTCAAGGGGGAGGTCGCCACCGGCATCCGCACCGAGCAGCAGCAGAAGGCGATCGCGGCGGCCGCCGCCTACCGCGACATTCTCGGCCGCGAGAACTTCTTCCTCGAGATGCAGTTCCAGGGGATCGAGGAACAGAAGACGGTCAACGCCGGGCTGCAGCCGATCGCGAAGGACCTGGGGCTGGACCTGGTCGTTACCAACGACGTCCACTACCTCAAGAACTCGGACTTCAAGCCGCACGACATCCTGCTCTGCATCGGCACCGGCAAGACGGTGAACGACGCCGAGCGCCTGAAGTATCACGGCGATCAGTTCTACCTGAAGACGGCCGACGAGATGCGCGCCGTCTTCCCGGACTTTGGCGAGGCCATCGCGCGGACGGTGCAGATCGCCGCCCGCTGCAACGTCGATCTCTCGTTCAAGGAGAACTACCTCCCGAACTTCGACGTCCCGCCCGGCTTCACGCTCGATGACTACTTCGAGCACGAGGTCCGGCTCGGTTTTGCGGCGCGGCTGCCGAAGCTGCAGGAACTGGCGGCGCGCGGCGTCCTCAAGCACACCATCGACGAGTACGAGCGGCGGCTCTCGTACGAGATCGACATGATCAAGAAGATGAAGTACCCCGGGTACTTCATGATCGTGTGGGATTTCATCCGCTACGCGCGGGAGCAGGGGATTCCCGTCGGACCCGGACGCGGATCCGCCGCCGGCAGCCTCATCGCCTACTGCCTCCGCATCACCGACGTCGATCCCATCGAGTACGACCTGATCTTCGAGCGCTTCCTCAACCCCGAGCGCGTCTCGCTGCCCGACATCGACATCGATTTCTGCGAGCGGCGCCGCGGCGAGGTCATCGACTACGTCACCCGCAAGTACGGCCGCGAGAACGTCGCCCAGATCATCACCTTCGGGACGATGAAGGCGCGCGCGGTGGTGCGCGACGTCGCGCGGGTCATGGACATTCCGTACGCGGACGCCGACAAGGTCGCGAAAGCGGTGCCGCCGGCGCTCGACATGACGCTGAAGAAGGCGCTGGAGGAGAGCCCGGCGCTGAAGGACATGCAGCAGAAGGACGAGCGCGTCAGGGAGCTGCTCGCCGTCGCGCAGCGTCTCGAAGGGATGACCCGCCACGCCTCGGTGCATGCCGCCGGCGTGGTGATCGCGCCGCGTCCGCTGACCGAATTCGTCCCGCTCTACAAGTCGCAGAAGGACGAGATCGTCACCCAGTGGGCGATGAAGGAGGTGGAGCGCGTCGGCCTCCTGAAGATGGACTTCCTCGGGCTGAGCACGCTGACGCTCATCCAGGACTGCCTCGCCGAGATCAAGCGGACGGAGGGGATCGACCTCGACATCGACGCCATCCCGCTCGACGACGACAAGACCTACAAGCTGTTCGCCGACGGGCAGACCTACGGCGTGTTCCAGTTCGAGAGCTCCGGGATGCGCGAGCTGCTGCGCAAGGCCAAGCCGGAGCGGCTCGACGACCTGATCGCGCTCAACGCCCTCTATCGGCCGGGTCCGTTGAAATCGGGGATGGTGGACGACTTCATCTCCCGCAAGCAGGGGAAGACCGAGGTGAAGTACGAGCTGAAACAGCTCGAGCCGATCCTCTCCGACACCTACGGCGTCATCGCCTACCAGGAACAGGTCATGCGCATCGCCGCGGTCCTGGCCGGGTTCACGATGGGGCAGTCGGACGTGCTGCGCAAGGCCATGGGCAAGAAGGATCCCAAGGTCATGGCCAAGCAGCGCGAGGCCTTCATGGAAGGGGCGCTGAAGAACGGCATCAACGAGAAGAAGGCCAGGAAGATCTTCGATCTGATGGAGTTCTTCGCCGGCTACGGCTTCAACAAGTCGCACTCCACCACCTACGCCTGGGTGGCGTACCAGACCGCGTATCTGAAGGCGAACTATCCCTCGCATTTCATGGCGGCGCTGCTGACGATCGAAGCCGCCAACACCGACAAGCTGGCGATGTACCTCGGCGAGTGCCGCGACCTCGGGATCCCGATCCTGCCGCCCGACATCAACACGAGCCAGCTCGCCTTCACGGTGGAGACCGGCCGCGCGGCGCAGGCGGTGCTCGACGGCATCACGCTGCCGAACCCGCCCGTCCGCTTCGGCCTGTGCGCCGTCAAGAACGTCGGCGAAGGGGCGATTCTCTCGATGCTCGGCGTCCGCGAGAAGCGCGGGCGCATCGACTCGCTGTTCACGCTCTGCGAGGAGGTCGACCAGCGGCTGGTCAACAAGCGTCCGATCGAGAGCCTGATCAAGGCCGGCGCCTTCGACGACCTCGCCGACGGCCCCATTCCCTCGCGGCGGGCGCGGCTGTACGCCGCCGTCGACAAGGCCATCGAGCACGGCAGCCGCCACCAGCGCAATCGCGACGAGGGCATGGTGTCCTTCTTCGACCTGACCCATGACGACGAGCCGGCGGCGGCGATTCCGCTGCCCGAGGCGCCCGCGTGGAGCGAAGCGCAGCAGCTCGCCTTCGAGAAGGAATCGCTCGGTCTGTACATGAGCGGCCATCCGCTCGAGCGCTTCAGCGACGAGCTCAAGGCGTTCGGCGCGCAGCGCATCGCCGACTTGTCGCAGTCGCTCGCCGATGTCTGGGCCGGCGGCATCGTCAGCGGGCTGCGCCCGCTGAAGACCAAGAAGGGGGACCGCATGGCGGTCTTCATGCTCGACGACATCGCCGGCGGCGTCGAAGTGGTCGTGTTCCCCGAAACGTTCGGCAAGCACGGGCATCTGATCGCCGCCGATGCGATGCTGCTGGTGCGCGGCAAGTTCGAGAAGGACGACGAGTCGGCGCGGATCGTCGCCACCGAGCTGCAGCCGATCTCGCTGCTGAAGGAGCGCACCACGCGGGAGGTCGTGATCCACCTGCAGGTGCCGTCGCGGCACCAGATGGAGGCGCTGGCGGAGCTGCTCTCGCGCCACCGCGGCGACCGCAAGGTGCTGCTGGAACTCGACGTCAAGAAGAACGGCGGCCCCGGCCTGGTCGTCCGCGCGGACGTCGCGCAGCGGGTGAGGCCGTCGGAGAAGCTGGTCGAGGAGGTCGAGTCGCTCTGCGGCGCGGGGTCGGTCGAACTGCGTTAG